A genomic segment from Micropterus dolomieu isolate WLL.071019.BEF.003 ecotype Adirondacks linkage group LG03, ASM2129224v1, whole genome shotgun sequence encodes:
- the LOC123968823 gene encoding vitelline membrane outer layer protein 1 homolog produces the protein MASLFTVVALLAVLSSGICEEKSFLQRAGKAFNSRQYRSLLTVNNGERFGNWTWPEMCPDKFFAVGFSIRVESNQYGGDDTALNGIRLICAKDGNRSFLYSVESHTGYFGDWSQAQYCPSGILTSFQIRVEPHQGLFGDDTAVGNIKFRCSSNPTLEGRGMDWGEYGHWSQECLNGGICGIETKMEEYQYGLDDSSLNDVRFHCCDKPQQ, from the exons ATGGCAAGTCTGTTCACTGTTGTGGCCCTCCTGGCTGTGTTGTCCAGTGGGATATGTGAGGAGAAATCCTTTTTGCAGAGAGCTGGTAAGGCCTTTAACAGCAGACAGTACAGATCTCTGCTTACTGTGAACAATGGAGAGAGGTTTGGAAACTGGACCTGGCCCGAGATGTGTCCCGACAAGTTCTTTGCTGTTGGATTCAGTATAAGG GTGGAGTCTAACCAGTATGGGGGGGATGATACTGCCCTTAATGGGATTCGCCTCATTTGTGCCAAAGATGGAAACCGAAGCTTCCTTTACTCTGTTGAATCCCACACTGGCTA CTTCGGTGACTGGTCCCAGGCCCAGTACTGCCCCAGTGGCATACTCACCTCTTTCCAGATTCGCGTGGAGCCCCATCAGGGTCTGTTTGGTGACGACACGGCTGTCGGCAACATCAAGTTCCGCTGCAGCAGCAACCCAACACTGGAGGGACGCGGCATGGACTGGGGAGAGTATGGCCACTGGAGCCAGGAGTGTCTCAATGGAGGAATCTGTGGTATTGAGACCAAGATGGAGGAATACCAGTATGGCTTGGACGACTCAAGCCTCAATGATGTGCGCTTCCATTGCTGTGACAAGCCGCAGCAG TGA
- the LOC123968008 gene encoding protein Ycf2-like encodes MKRAVHDKDEQKECVRADGSLSTKQIVFLQRPILDRKRRESKKLIFKPRSKSNKNCIKDTSKNKKKKKTKNEKDVEDPKILDDKDMAEKEEDKNMDERVNATDVETRESETSKEREVRCDEDRKIDDGIEISIEAVEKKNEGAEAKDKGVENGTEEEGEEKIALDGEGSQDNGEPLENGEDPEVTEIIATVETQTKTKEKEDEGVAEVEAVIENGVETDGEKDEGEENAIKGKTEEPAGLEVKEIVANLVATPTNQSPEDTQE; translated from the exons ATGAAACGGGCTGTGCATGACAAAGATGAGCAGAAGGAGTGTGTGCGAGC TGATGGAAGCCTGTCCACCAAACAGATTGTATTCCTGCAGAGACCCATCTTGGACCGAAAGAGGAGGGAATCCAAG AAATTGATCTTCAAGCCCCGCAGTAAGTCCAACAAGAACTGCATCAAAGATACCtcaaagaacaagaagaagaaaaaaacaaaaaatgagaaGGATGTAGAGGATCCTAAGATTCTTGACGACAAAGACATGGCtgagaaagaggaagacaaGAATATGGATGAAAGGGTGAACGCAACAGATGTAGAGACAAGAGAAAGTGAGACATCGAAAGAAAGGGAGGTGAGGTGTGATGAAGATAGAAAGATTGATGATGGGATTGAAATCAGCATAGAGGcggtagaaaaaaaaaatgaaggagCAGAGGCTAAAGACAAAGGAGTAGAAAACGGCACTgaagaagagggagaagaaaagaTAGCACTGGACGGAGAGGGATCACAAGACAACGGAGAGCCTTTAGAAAACGGTGAGGACCCGGAAGTGACGGAAATCATCGCAACTGTCGAAACACAGACCAAGACCAAAGAGAAGGAGGACGAAGGCGTAGCAGAAGTTGAAGCAGTGATTGAAAATGGGGTCGAGACGGATGGGGAGAAAGATGAGGGTGAAGAGAACGCAATCAAAGGCAAGACAGAAGAACCAGCAGGCTTGGAGGTCAAGGAGATTGTGGCAAATTTAGTGGCCACACCAACTAATCAAAGCCCAGAGGACACTCAAGAGTAG